From the genome of Pseudomonas helvetica:
GATCTCGGGGTCGGCGTCGGCCTGTAGCAAGGCGTCCGCCAATTGGCTGTACATGGCGCGGGTCAGGGCGTTTTTCTTGTCCGGGCGGTTGAGGCGCAAGGTCAGCAGCCCGCGCTCACGTTCCAGCAGGATGGCGTTCGTCATGGTGAGTCTCGTGAAAGTGATTTCGCGTTCAACCCCGCGGCACGAAGACATCGGCCAATAGTTGATTGCGCGGCAGCCCTGCCAGGTACAGGCGCCGGGCAAAGGCGTCGACGCTGTCGGGGTGCCCGCAGAGTAAGGCCAGGGTTTGCCGGGAAACAAGGCGTAATTGCGCCAAAGCCGCCGCCAGCTCAGCCGTCGTCAACAGCTCGACGCTCAGGTTGGGACGCTGTGCCGCCAGCGCCGCCAAGGGTTTGGCCAGGTAATGCTCGCTGGCATCATGGGCCAGGTGAATTACCCGGATGGGGCCTTGATGATCCTGGCGCAACGCCTCGCGCAACACACCGAACAATGGCGCCAATCCGGTGCCGGCCGCCAGCAGCCACAACGGTTGGGTTTGCCAGTCGGGGTCATAATGCAGCGCACCGCCGCGCAACTCGCCCAGGCGAATCGGGTCGCCGATTTTCAGCAAGCGTGCCGCATCGCTGAATTCGCCCGGCAAGCGGCAGTCGAGGTGAAACTCCAGAAAACGATCTTCCTGCGGCAGGCTGGCCAGCGAATACGGCCGCGCCACATTACCGGCCCACAACACCAGATGCTGCCCGGCCTGATAGCGCAAGGGCCGCTCGGGCTGCAAACGCAGGCGCAACACGCTGGCACTTAACCAGTCGGCAGCTTCGACGGTGGCCGGCAAGCCGTCGCGCAGCGGATCGAATACCGCTACGTGCAGGTCATCGACGACCTCGCACTGACAGGCCAGCCGCCAACCTTGCTCACGTTGCTCGGCGCTCAGCGCATCGGGACGTCGGTCGCTCACCTCGCCTTTGAGGCAATGCACCATGCACGCATGGCAACTGCCGGCGCGGCAGCTGTAGGGCACGTGCATCCCCTTCTGGTTAAGCGCGTCGAGCAGGTTGCTGCCCGCTGCCACCGACCATTGGTTATCGCCCACCCTTAGTTCAGGCATCGGCGTTTTCCCAAGCGGCAGCGCAGCGATTGCGACCGTCACGCTTGGCGCGATACAGCGCCTGATCGGCACGCTGCAAGGCGCCATCCAGATCGTCGCCCGACTCAAGCAAGGTCATGCCGGCGGACAGGCTCAGGTCCTGCACCGGCAGACCGACCAGTTCGACCTCGGTAAAGGCAATGCGCAGCCGCTCGCAGCAAGAGGTCAGGCGCTCGGGATCACAATCGGGTAGTAACAACACAAACTCCTCACCGCCATAACGCGCCAGTACATCGTCTTCACGCAGGCAGGCCGTGGCGACACCGGCGAACGCCTGCAACACCTGATCGCCGGCCGCATGGCCATACTTGTCGTTGATGCGTTTGAAATAGTCGAGGTCAATCAGTGCCAGACCATGCACCGTACCCTCTTCCATGCTGCGCAGTTCGCGCGTGGTCAGGCGTAGAAAATGCCGGCGGTTGAACAGCCCGGTGAGTTCGTCGGTGGCAACCAGGTCTTCGAGTTGGCGCATCATCCCGCGCAAGGTGTCTTGATGCGCTTGCAAGGCAAAGCGCCGCTTGCGCATGCGTTGGCGTGAGGTCTGAACGTAGCCGGCATATAGCGTCAGCCAGACCAGCACGATAAACAACACGCAGACTTGCAGCGCCGCCAGCGCCGGGTCGACCGGCTCGAGGTAATAACCTTCCCAGAGGTTAAGGCCCGCAAAGCTGAAAAAGACCAAGGCCGCACATCGGATGAACGCTTGGCGCGGCAGATGGAAAAGTCCGAATAACAGAATCAACAGGTAAAACACCAGGAAGGCGCCACGGGCCGAGTCCAGATGAGCGATCAGCCAGGTCTGCCAGCCAAGCCCCAGGAGCACCTGAACTTCAGTCAGGCCAGGGTCGGCAAAACGCAGATTGCTCCCGGTGGAGAACATCGCGAACAACACCGACTGGCTGAGTATCACCAGCAGCGTACCGATTACCGCGCTGCGCACCGAGCCTTGATAGTGACCACTGAGAATCGCCAGCCACAGCAGCAATAACACCAGCGCATAGGTGCCCGTCGCCAGAATAAAGCGCTTGAGCAACAGACTCTGGAGAGCGTTATGGGTCAATCGTTGGCTCACCGTGCGAAGGGGGGACTGATAACAGTGTCCTACCCTGAAATGCCAGATGTCACTTTAGTGTTGCACCTCAAGAATGACCATTCAATTTTGAGGTGATAGGCACGCACGATGCAATGCAGGCCAGGCAAACCTTTGTGGCGAGGGAGCTTGCTCCCGCTCGGCTGCGAAGCGGCCGCAAATCCGGCCGGCCAGGTGTGCCTGAGACATCGAGGTGAGAAGCTTTAGGCCTGCTTCGCAGTCCAGCGGGAGCAAGCTCCCTCGCCACAAAGGTTTGCCAACAGATGGGCATGCTTGACCCTATGCGACTTTGGTTTGACTGCCGGCGGGTGTGCCCGGCTTCGAGGCGCGTTATACTGCCGCGCCTTTTTAGCGTCGCGCCAGCAACCCCGGCGTGCCTTGAAAGGTGCTTGCAGCCGACCGATGCACCCCAACTGCAAGCACCTTATTGAATGTTCCCGTCTTTTAGAGGAGCGCGACTCATGACCGTGATCAAGCAAGACGACCTGATTCAGAGCGTTGCTGACGCCCTGCAGTTCATTTCCTACTACCACCCCGTGGATTTCATCCAGGCGATGCACGAGGCCTACCTGCGTGAAGAATCGCCGGCAGCTCGCGATTCGATGGCGCAGATCCTGATCAACTCGCGCATGTGTGCCACTGGCCACCGTCCGATTTGCCAGGATACCGGCATCGTCACCGTGTTCGTTCGCGTGGGCATGGACGTGCGCTGGGATGGCGCGACCATGGGCCTGGACGACATGATCAACGAAGGCGTGCGTCGCGCCTATAACCTGCCGGAAAACGTCCTGCGTGCTTCGATCCTCGCCGACCCGGCGGGCGCTCGTAAAAACACCAAGGACAACACCCCGGCGGTGATCCACTACTCGATCGTTCCGGGTAACACCGTGGAAGTCGACGTGGCAGCCAAGGGCGGCGGTTCCGAGAACAAGTCGAAAATGGCCATGCTCAACCCGTCCGACTCGATCGTTGACTGGGTGCTGAAAACCGTTCCGGAAATGGGCGCTGGCTGGTGCCCACCAGGCATGCTCGGCATCGGCATCGGCGGCACCGCCGAGAAAGCCGCGGTCATGGCCAAGGAAGTGTTGATGGAATCCATCGACATCCACGAGCTGAAAAAACGCGGCCCGTCCAACCGTATCGAAGAGATGCGCCTGGAGCTGTTCGAGAAGGTCAACCAACTGGGCATCGGCGCCCAGGGCCTGGGTGGCCTGACCACCGTGCTCGACGTGAAGATCATGGATTACCCGACCCACGCCGCCTCGTTGCCGGTGTGCATGATCCCCAACTGCGCCGCCACCCGTCACGCGCACTTCGTGCTCGACGGTTCCGGCCCGGCGTCGCTGGAAGCGCCACCGTTGGACGCCTACCCGGAAATCGTCTGGGAAGCCGGCCCGT
Proteins encoded in this window:
- a CDS encoding iron-sulfur-binding ferredoxin reductase; the encoded protein is MPELRVGDNQWSVAAGSNLLDALNQKGMHVPYSCRAGSCHACMVHCLKGEVSDRRPDALSAEQREQGWRLACQCEVVDDLHVAVFDPLRDGLPATVEAADWLSASVLRLRLQPERPLRYQAGQHLVLWAGNVARPYSLASLPQEDRFLEFHLDCRLPGEFSDAARLLKIGDPIRLGELRGGALHYDPDWQTQPLWLLAAGTGLAPLFGVLREALRQDHQGPIRVIHLAHDASEHYLAKPLAALAAQRPNLSVELLTTAELAAALAQLRLVSRQTLALLCGHPDSVDAFARRLYLAGLPRNQLLADVFVPRG
- a CDS encoding GGDEF domain-containing protein; the protein is MTHNALQSLLLKRFILATGTYALVLLLLWLAILSGHYQGSVRSAVIGTLLVILSQSVLFAMFSTGSNLRFADPGLTEVQVLLGLGWQTWLIAHLDSARGAFLVFYLLILLFGLFHLPRQAFIRCAALVFFSFAGLNLWEGYYLEPVDPALAALQVCVLFIVLVWLTLYAGYVQTSRQRMRKRRFALQAHQDTLRGMMRQLEDLVATDELTGLFNRRHFLRLTTRELRSMEEGTVHGLALIDLDYFKRINDKYGHAAGDQVLQAFAGVATACLREDDVLARYGGEEFVLLLPDCDPERLTSCCERLRIAFTEVELVGLPVQDLSLSAGMTLLESGDDLDGALQRADQALYRAKRDGRNRCAAAWENADA
- a CDS encoding fumarate hydratase, translating into MTVIKQDDLIQSVADALQFISYYHPVDFIQAMHEAYLREESPAARDSMAQILINSRMCATGHRPICQDTGIVTVFVRVGMDVRWDGATMGLDDMINEGVRRAYNLPENVLRASILADPAGARKNTKDNTPAVIHYSIVPGNTVEVDVAAKGGGSENKSKMAMLNPSDSIVDWVLKTVPEMGAGWCPPGMLGIGIGGTAEKAAVMAKEVLMESIDIHELKKRGPSNRIEEMRLELFEKVNQLGIGAQGLGGLTTVLDVKIMDYPTHAASLPVCMIPNCAATRHAHFVLDGSGPASLEAPPLDAYPEIVWEAGPSARRVNLDTLTPEEVQSWKPGETVLLNGKMLTGRDAAHKRMVEMLNKGETLPVDLKGRFIYYVGPVDPVREEVVGPAGPTTATRMDKFTRQILEQTGLLGMIGKSERGPTAIEAIKDHKAVYLMAVGGAAYLVAQAIKKSRVVAFAELGMEAIYEFDVKDMPVTVAVDSKGESVHITGPAIWQKKISESLAVEVQ